DNA from Gracilinanus agilis isolate LMUSP501 chromosome 3, AgileGrace, whole genome shotgun sequence:
GCTGTGGTCCCAGTCCTGACCATGCCACTAGAGTTCTGTGGCCACTACATTATCAAGCACTTCTCCTGTGAACTCTTGGCAATCATCAAGCTTGCATGCAATGATTTAAAGTTCTTTGAGATGCTAATGATGGCCACCAGTTCCCTAACTCTCCTGTTACCCTTTACATTTATCCTTGTATCCTATGGGCACATCTTGGTAGCTGTGTTGAAGATGCGCTCAGCTGATGGACGAAAGAAAGCCTTCTCCACCTGTAGCTCCCACCTCACTGTGGTGGTCATCTTCTATGGCACAGCCATCTCCACGTACATGATGCCCCAGGACAAAGTCAGCCGAGATAAAGACAAGATTATCTTTATGATGTATTGCATTGTGACACCCATGCTCAATCCCATTATCTATAGTCTTAGGAACAAAGATGTGAAGGGGGCTCTGAGAAAACTAATAGGCAAAAAGAATGATTCCTAAGAAACAGATTTCCGGTTCCCTTCTTAGAAGATCTAGAGAAGCGTGGagttttcctgttttgttttgttttgagtgatatgtatcttctacAACATGATGAGTGTGAAAATAAGTATTGCATAATAACACATGTAGAACCATATCAAATTGTTTAACAGTCTTAGGTAGAAGCAAggtaagggagagaatttggaactcaaaatgtgagaaaatgcaTGTCAAAAATTGTCACTAAGtgtatctggaaaaaaataaatattacttaaaaatgaaaatggaagactaaaaaaaaacaagatccAGAAGAGGAATGgctactaaaaaaattaaattaaaggaaatgggcagctaggtagctcagtaatTTGAGATCTGAGCTTAGAgatagaaagacctgggttcaaatctgacctcagacactttctagctatgtgattctggacaagtaatttaatccccattgcttaatccttattgctcttctacttttggaaccaatacttagcattgattctaagacagaaggtaagggtttaaaaaatgaaatgaaatgaaataaaatgcaagGAGGTGGTGGTTCTCAAGGCATCTTCTGTTTTCCAGAAATTTATCCATGCACCATGAAGATTTTTGTTGTGGTTTCAAACACACAGAGACATGGATAGAGCACAGTATTTGACAGTCACTATTTCAGACATATAGTCTAGGATAGTACACAAAGCCTGAATATTTCTtattagttttccattttcttgagttttgtattgTGCAGTGAAGCATAATGGGAGTGAAAGATAACAAATGTATTACATACATGTATAAGTAAAAGTGACAAAAACATGTTGGTTGGGTAGTAATAAGATAGTTGCTCTCATGCATTGTTGGTGTCACTgcaaattcattaaaattttttggaAAGACAGTAATGCAtaacacagtttaaaaaaaagaaccataccctttgatccaacaatatccTTATTAAGTATTTGccacaagaaaaattaaaagaaaaaatatctatgtaataatattaatggtgtcatttttataatgataaaaaatataaacaatataaataacTAATGGTTGTGGTATAGCTGAATGAAATCCAGAATATTAATATAATGGCATGgtacaaaatgataaaaatattaaatataccatatataaagatatatgaaATAACAAATCCAAGACAGCAGAAACAAGTGACTTCAATATACCtatttcagtgtgtgtgtgtgtgtgtgtgtgtgtgtgtgtgtgtgtatacatttatatttgtatgtttatGGGTTGTTGTGTCTGAATCCTAGAGGGAAATGTATATAGAGAATGAAGGGGACATAGTAGAAGTAACAGAAATGTTATCATTAAGTTTCTAAAGATGTAAATAGTTGTgggttttatttcatattttctgtaTTATAttgaatgtaaaaacaaattaaattgaggaaaataaaaaaaacagtctTTATCATCACCTCTATGAGAATATTGCACTCTAGTCCTTGTAGACAGGAAATTAGCAAGAAAAGATTGGGAAGGTTCCAAGTCTAGTTGAATGTATgtcaaactcaatatgttcaaaactgAGTTCATcttaagaagcctttcccaactttcttcattctagtgccttcctctgttgattatttcctatttagcctggatatagcttgtttgtatataattgtttataAGTCATGTGtccctttagattgtgagctcctctaGAGAGGCACTGTCTTTTGCTTTCATTTGAATCTCtagcacttaccacagtgccttgcacatagtaggcatttaataagaaCCTACTGACTAACAATGGAATATTCCACTACATAGCTCCAACTTCTGTCATTGTCACAGCATCAGATGTCATCCTGCTAAAGACTTAAAGTTTTTAGAATCACTccttcttttggttttattttgttctgaCATATCAGTCATCTTAGTCCTTTGTCAGTTGTCTGTTCTCATTGCCAGTCATCCACCAACAACTGTGACAACTTTTCTTTGACATAGTTCTGAAGTCTTCCATCATAGATATAGGAAGCCTCCTAGATCTTTCACTCATTGGTAGGAAATCAGCAAAATGAGTCTATGAGTTGAGCTCATAAGTACATCCAACACTTAACTTGGGCAAAGAACATTCCTACCATTTTGCTGAATTTTAGCTCCAAtctctcctttcatttctctgGTACCACAGAATTACCATAGTCCAACACCATTCATTTCAGAAGCTGAATAGTAAATTTCTTTGTGATGTTCACTGAGTCCTTTTGCctctatcctttaaaaaaacaaatagggggcagctgggtagctcagtggattgagagtcaggcctagagacaggaggtcctcggttcaaatctgacctcagacacttctcagctgtgtgtccctgggcaagtcacttgacccccattgcctacccttaccactcttccacctaggagccaatacacagtattgactccaagacagaaggtaaggatctaaaaataaacaaacaaacaaataaataaataaacagacaaataaataaataaagataaaaataaagcaaacaacccttaccttccattttagaatcaatactatatattggttccaaggcagaagagaagtaagggttagGCGATgggtggtaagtgacttgtccaggatcacacagctagaaagtgtctgaggccagatctgaacccaggaccttccatctctgggtttggctctcaatccactaagccaccttgctgtcccctgTCTCTATCCTTTTACAAGTCTCAGCAGTCTATATGCATAATTAAAGTGTGCAGTTATTGAGTCTTAGTTTATTGCTTATGGTAGCTTCCTAGAATTTGGCGGGGGGGACCCTAGAATTTGTTCTAATCAGTACTGATACTGCAGAGAGTGCTAGAGGGAATAGACATACAAGAGCCACAGGGTCCATTCTGTTGACACCACCAACTTCCTGGAGAAGCTCAAGCTCACATTTCTATATCTGGATTATAGACAGGCTTTATACTTCACAAGAGTTAATGAGATCTTCATATGAGTGGAAGAGGGGATCTCATCTAAAATCAGGGTAGAACCTTACACCTGGCAGAGGGGTCAatctgacagtaaaggaaaataataaatgttggagaggatgtggcaaaattgggacactaatacattgctggtggagttatgaattgatgtctggaaggcaatttggaattattctcaaagggctttaaatgaatgcatgtcctttgatccagtaatatctcTACTAGGGTTGTAtaccaaagaaattttaaaaaattagaaattctgtttatacaaaaatgtttatagctgcagttttgtggtgccaaaaaattggaaaatgaggggatgtgtATCCCCTAATAGTGAGAGTAGACCCCAGTAAAATCATAGCCATAACTTAGAAACAGCTAGACATGTAGCCTAGGTATCACATGAGGCCCCCCAAACCTCTCTTTTCTAATCCCTCCCTGCTGTACTTTGTAAAAACTGTATGTTCTTCtaagaaattactgatgcaggaattctgtgagaagcttgttagatggttacatatttacctgtaatttattatcctatagaaaactctgtctaagtttcagtgaggtaaactaattcattgtactaagattgtaaatcattactaaccattgtccctgcaaaaggcttacctaatcccttaggctacgtcactttctctataaaatactaccTGAAATCATTCAACTTTGCCACTGATCAGCATGAGGTCTTGATTCTGTCTGTAAGTCTGTCTTTGACCTTCCTGATCCCAACCACATTTCTCTTATCCCATTCTGTGACCCGCAAATAACTTGACatgggtgcccatcaattggggaatgactgaacaaattgtggcatatggtggtgatggaacaTTGCacaataaggaatgatgaactgtttgatttctataagaactagaaagacctccatgaactgatgcagagtgaaataagcagaaccaggagaatgctgtacacagtaactaaaacattgtgggacaatgaaatgtaatagattttgctactaatagcaatgcaatgatccaggacaatccagagaaccttatgagaaagaatgctatccacagctagagaaagaactgtggaagcagaagcacagaagaaagaACATACAATTTGGCATATGttcatatgatttggggttttggatttaaaagattattataaaaatgaataatttggaaacaGAATTTGAgtgatattatatgtataacccagaggcagctgggtagctcagtggattgagagtcaggactagagacgggaggtcctaggttcagatctgacctcaagacatttctcagctgtgtgaccctggacaagtcacttgacccccattgcctagcccttaccactcttctgccttggagccaatacacagtattgactccaagatggaaggtaagggtttaaaaaaaaataaaaataatatgtataacccagtgaaagtccttgtcaactccaggaggggggatggaagtggggagggagaaaacaagaatcatggggggggggggaaattaaaaataaaataaaaataaaataaggatagaGAGAATTCTCCCACCCATTCTCAATATTCTCTATAATTGTAATCTCTTAAGGTCAAGGAACAAAATGGAGCCAGATTCCCATACAAATCTGTATCTTTTAAGGGCTGCAGTACCATACAAAAGGTTGTaccatttaaaaatttctcttttaagtGCTTCCCTGAtggtaccttggtaccaccatgggAACCTTAGGGCTCTGACAGTGCAGTTGGCAAGGAGGTGGCTGATAGAGAGGAGCTGAGGGGAGGGCTGAGGACAACtgccttcagcctccacaccttcaccctAACCTTCAGCCTCTGCTGGTAGCTAAGGAATATTTGGCCTCGGGGCACCTTAATACAGCAGGTCAGCTCAACCAGCCTAATCCAGTTtaccagcagagcagagaagcagccccttcaaggcagaaaagctcaaCATCCAACAAatagaggagcaagaatacagcccataaagagggagaaagaagggaaaaaagagtaaacaaaagaaaaaagaaattacaattgacagcttcta
Protein-coding regions in this window:
- the LOC123239453 gene encoding olfactory receptor 13H1-like: MDRRNGTDVTYFILVGLSEYPRAQLILFCILLVAYIVTLLGNSLILFLIHYDPQLHTPMYFFLSNLSFLDICYTSSTVPQMLINCLVRTPIISLMECFAQMCILLYLGVVECLFLAIMAYDRFVAISDPLHYAVKMGPQLCLQLAVVPWFISFIIAVVPVLTMPLEFCGHYIIKHFSCELLAIIKLACNDLKFFEMLMMATSSLTLLLPFTFILVSYGHILVAVLKMRSADGRKKAFSTCSSHLTVVVIFYGTAISTYMMPQDKVSRDKDKIIFMMYCIVTPMLNPIIYSLRNKDVKGALRKLIGKKNDS